The window CCCAGCTTGAGCTGGGGGAGACCGCACGGCTTGGAGATTCCGCCCAGGACGAAGGTCGGCGCCGTCCGCTCGCCGAGGCGGCTGGGCAGCGGCCCCTCGCGCGGGGGCCAGACCAGATCCCCGAACACCTCGTCCACGATCAGGGCAAGCCCGCGCTCCCGGCAGCGCTCCTCGACGAGGGCGAATTCCTCGGGGGCGAGGCAGGAGCCGGTCGGGTTGTTCGGCTCCACCAGCACCACGGCGCGCGTCCGGTCGGTCAGCGAGGCGTCGAGCGAGTCGGCGTCCAGCCGCCAGGACCCGTCGTAGACGAGCCGGTAGGCGTGAACGCCGACGTCCTCGACGCGCGCGATCGGCTCGATCAGGGGATAGGAAGGGCGCGGCACGAGCACCTCGTCACCCGGATCGCACAGGAGCCGGAAGAGGTGCGCATAGGCTTCGCTCGTGCTCGACGTGAAGAAGACGCGATCGGGATCGAGGATGTGGCCCGCGCGTCCGCCCAGGTACGCCGCGGCCGCTTCGCGGGCCGCGCGGTCGCCGCGCGGACCGGGCGCGTGGCCGAGCGCGCGAGGATCGGCGAGCGCGGAGAGGATCGCCGCGGCCTCCGGCGGCGCGAGCCCCGCGCGCCCCGGATCGGTGATCGTCAGGTCGAGGAAGGCCGCGCCGGCGCGTTTCGTCTCGAGGAGACGCGTCAGGCGGTTCGGCGCCAGGTCGCGGGGAACCCGCCCGGAGGTCATCGAAGCACAGCGCGTCGCGTCCGGCGGGCCGGCCGCCTCAGTCGCGATGCCGCTTGCTGGTGGCGGCCTTCCAGACCAGGTTCACGCCGGCGAGCACGACCGAGACGATGAGGGCGGGAAGGAATCCGTTGAAGTCGAAGCCCGGCACGATGAAGCCCACCAGGATCAGGAGGAATGCGTTCACGACGAACCAGAAGAGTCCGAGCGTGAGGATGATCAGCGGCAGGGACACCAGGGTGAGCACCGGTCCCAGGATGGCGTTCACCAGCCCAAAGACCAGCGCCGCGACCACGGCGGCCTGCCAGCTCTTCACGGCGAACCCCGGGACGACGTTCGCGAGGAGCAGGAACGACAGAACGATGATCGCGAAGTGGAGAAGAATCTTGCCCATGATCGGACCCCTCGTGCGGTGTTCGGGTCTTCGGCGGGAACGGGCGCATCCTAGCAAATTTGGTGTCGCTTTCGGGCGCGCCGGTGGTAGCTTGACGCCGCCGCGGGATCCGCGGCAGGGCGCGTCGCCCCGCGCCCGGCAGCATGGCAGCACGAACGACGGTCCGCGATGCGCCCCACAGGGTCGAGGCTTCCCTGCGCCTACCGAGCACGGGAGCGACCCATGGACACCGAATATTGGTATCGCTGCAACCAGTGCGGGTACATGTACACCCCGCAGCAGGTGCAGGCGCTGATTCAGCTGCACGTTTCCCGATCCGGCGGGGTCGCGTCCGATCCGGCGGCGATTCCGTCGCGCATCCCCTGCCGGAAACGGGGCTGCGAGGGATCGGTCCTACGCACGACGTCGGTATTTCGCGAGGGGCGTTAGACACTTCCCCCGTCTGACGCCCCTCGTTGGGCGCCCCTGGGCTCCGTCCGGGGGCTTTCCTGTTGTTCCCCTCGACGGCCCACCTCTATACTGTCCGGCTTACGTTTTCCGGGGGTGCTGGAACGCGCGATCTCGCTTCGCTTTCGAACCGGCTCGACGACGTCCGGGAGCGCATCGCGCGGGCCGTCGCCAGGTCCGGCAGACCCGCGGGCTGCGTGCGTCTCCTCGCCGTGTCGAAAGGGATCGACGCCGACCAGGTCCAGGAAGCGTTCCGGCTCGGCGCCGGCGAGCTGGGGGAGAGCCGGGTCCAGGAGGCCGAGCCGAAGATCGCGCTCGTCGGCCCGGGCCCGCGCTGGCATCTGGTGGGGCACCTCCAGACGAACAAGGCGAAGCGGGCGGCGCTCCTCTTCGACGCGATCCACTCGATCGACTCCGAGCGCCTTGCGGAGGAGATCGGGCGGCGCGCCGCGGAGGCGGGTCGCACGCTCGAGGCCTACGTCGAGGTGAACACCTCGGGTGATCCCGGCAAGCACGGCGTCGCGCCGGAGGGGGCCCCGGCCCTGATCGAGCGCGTCGCCGCGATCCGCTCGCTGCGCGCGGCGGGGCTCATGACCATCGGCCCCCTGGAGGGCGGCGAGGCCGGCGCGCGCGCTTCGTTCCGCGCTCTGCGGCGGATGCGCGACGAGGCGGTCGCTCGCGGAGCGCTCGCGGCCGACGGGGGGCTCTCGATGGGCATGACCGACGACTTCGAGGCCGCGATCGAGGAGGGCGCGACGATCGTCCGCGTGGGGTCGGCGATTTTCGGATCGAGGCGCCCGCGCGGGCCCGGCGCGCCGGACGCCTGAGTCGGTGCGGCTCCAGGTGACCGTCGCGCCCAAGAGCCGCACCGAGGAGATCGTCGCCTCGCGCGCGGAGAAGACGGTGCGGATCCGGGTGACGGCGGCGCCGGAGGACGGACGCGCGAATCGCGCGGTGCTCGACCTCCTGCGCGAACGGCTGGGGCTGCCGCGAGGCGCCGTCCGGATCGCCGGAGGCGAAGCCTCGCGCAGGAAGTGGATCGAGATCGACGGCATGGACGAGGAGGAAGTATGGCGCAGGCTGGAAGCACCGTCGTGAGCGCGACGCCCAAGGGCGCCGAAGATCTGCCGCGCCGGATCGAAGAGGCGCGCGCCTTCGTCGCCTCGAAAAGCGCGGTCCGTCCCGAGGTCGCCGTCATCCTGGGCACCGGGCTCGGCCGCTTCGCCGAGGCGATGCCCGGCGCCGACGTCATCCCCTTCGAGGAGATCCCCGGCTTTCCGACCACCGCCGTCGAGAGCCACGCCGGGGACCTCGTCCTCGGCACGCTGGGCGGCAAGCCGACCGCCGTGCTGAACGGACGCGCCCACTACTACGAAGGCTGGACGATGGATCAGGTCGTCTTCCCGGTGCGCGTCACGCGCGCGCTCGGCGCAAGCACGCTGATCGCCACCAACGCGGCCGGCGGCATGAACCCGCTCTACCGCCCCGCGGACATCGTGGCGATCGTGGACCACATCAATCTCATGGGCGACAACCCGCTCATCGGCAGGAACCACGACGAGCTGGGACCGCGCTTTCCCGACATGTCCGAGCCGTACGACCGCTCGCTGATCGCCCTGGCGCAGGAGGTCGCGCTGGAAGAGCGGATCGCCCTGCAGTCGGGCGTCCTGGTCGGCGTGGCCGGGCCCAATCTGGAGACGCGCGCCGAATACCGCTTCCTCCGCTGGGCGGGCGCCGATCTCGTGAGCATGTCGCTCGTGCCGGAGGCGATCGCGGCGGTGCACGGCGGGATGCGCGTGCTCGCGTTCGCCGTGGTCACCGACCTCTGCCTGCCCGACGCGCTCGAGGCGGTGGACATCCCGAAGATCCTGGCCAACGCCGCGAAGGCCGAGCCGCTGCTGACGCGCCTGGTCACGCGCGTGCTCGAGCGCATGCCCGCCGCCGCTTCCGACGCGGGGAATCCGGAGCGCTGATGCCCGCCGCCGCCGAACGCTTCCGCCCGCTCTCCACGCGCCTCGATCCGGTCGAGTCCGAGGGCAGGGTGCTCGCGCTCTGGAAGGAGATCCGCGCGTTCGAGGAGGGCCTGAAGCGCCGTGAGGGGCAGCCGCCGTTCATCTTCTACGAGGGACCGCCCACCGCCAACGGACTTCCCGGCGTCCATCACGTGATCTCGCGCACCTTGAAGGACATCGTCTGCCGCTACCAGTCGATGACGGGGCACTACGTGCCTCGCAAGGGAGGCTGGGACACGCACGGCCTTCCCGTCGAGATCGAGGTGGAGCGCGAGCTCAAGATCAGCGGAAAGGAACAGATCGAGACGTTCGGCATCGCCGAGTTCAACGCGCGCTGCCGCGCGAGCGTGCTCCGCTACGAGGCGGAGTGGCGCCGGAACACCGAGCGGATCGGCTACTGGCTGGACATGGACCATCCGTACGTCACGTTCCACAACGAGTACATCGAATCGGTCTGGTGGCTGTTGCAGCAGATCTGGGACGCCAATCTCCTGTACCAGGGGCACAAGATCGTTCCCTACTGCCCGCGCTGCGGCACGCCGCTCTCCAGCCACGAGGTCGCGCAGGGCTTCGACGACGTCACCGAGCCGTCGGTCACGGTGAAGTTCGCGCTGGTGGACGAGCCGGACACCTACGTGCTCGCATGGACCACGACGCCTTGGACGCTGCCGGGGAACGTGGCGCTCGCGGTGAACCCGGACATCGCCTACGTGCTCGTCCGTCAGGAGAAGGACGGGCGCGCCGAGCGCTACTACCTGGCCGAGTCGCGCCTGGAGCAGCTCGTGGGAGCGTACGCGGTGGAGCGCCGCCTTCGCGGGCACGAGCTCAAGGGGAAGCGCTACCGCCCGCTCTTCGATTTCATCGACCTGGCGAAGCTGACGGGCAAGGACGCCTACTACGTGGCGGAGGCGCCGTTCGTCACCACCGAGGACGGCACCGGCGTCGTGCACACCGCCGTGATGTACGGCGAGGATGACTACCAGCTGGGGCTGCGGCTGGAGCTGCCTCAGTTCCACACCGTCGACCCCCAGGGGCGCTTCACGGCGGAGGTGGCGCCGTGGGCCGGGCGCTTCGTCAAGGACGCCGAGGCGGAGATCCGCGCCTGGCTGGAACAGCACGGCGCGCTCTACCGCGAGGAGATGACGACGCACGCCTATCCCTTCTGCTGGCGCTGCGACTCGCCGCTCCTCTACTACGCGTGGAAGACCTGGTACATCGCGACGACGCGCCTTCGCGAGAAGCTCCTCGCCGCGCACCGCACCGTGACCTGGCATCCCGAGGAGATCGGCGCGAACCGGTTCGGGAACTGGCTCGAGAACAACGTGGACTGGGCCCTGTCGCGGAATCGCTTCTGGGGCACGCCGCTTCCGATCTGGCGCTGCGAGGGATGCGGATCGGACCGCTGCGTGGGCAGCGTGGCCGAGCTGCGGCAGGGGAAGGGGCTCCCGGAGCCGCTCGATCTCCATCGCCCCTATGTCGATCAGGTGACGTTCCCCTGTTCGGGATGCGGCGGCACGATGCGGCGGGTTCCCGAGGTCATCGACGTCTGGTTCGACTCGGGCTCGATGCCCTTCGCCCAGTGGCACTACCCCTTCGAGAACCAGGAGGCGTTCCAGCGCTCGTTCCCGGCCGATTTCATCTCCGAGGGGGTGGACCAGACGCGCGGGTGGTTCTACACCCTGCTCGCGATCAGCGTCGCCGTGAAGGGAGAGGCGCCCTACCGGCACGTGCTCGTCAACGAGCTGGTGCTCGACAAGCAGGGCAAGAAGATGAGCAAGTCGCGCGGAAACGCGGTCGACCCGAACGAGGTGCTGGACCTGCGGGGCGCCGATGCGCTCCGCTTCTATCTCATCTCCACCAGCCCGCCCTGGAGCTCGACGCGCTTCGACGTGGACGGCGTCACCGAGACGGCGAAGAAGCTCCTCGGGACGCTCCGCAACACGGCGCAGTTCTTCGTGCTCTACGCAAACATTGACGGCTACGATCCCGCGGCCCAGGAGCCCTCGGAGCGCTCGCCGCTCGACTGGTGGATCCTGTCGCGCCTGCACGGCCTGATCCGCGCCTGCCGCGCCTCGCTCGGCGGTTTCGAGCTGACCCGCGGCGCGCGCGCCATCCAGGAATTCGTCGTCGAGGAGCTCTCCAACTGGTACGTGCGGCGCTCCCGCCGCCGCTTCTGGAAATCGGGCGCTCCCGCCGACAAGCGCGCGGCGTACGACACGCTCTTCACCTGCCTCGAGACCTTGTCGCGGCTGCTCGCGCCCTACACGCCGTTCCTCGCGGAGGAGCTGCACCAGCACCTCGTGCGCCCGGCGAACCCGGACGCGCCGGCCAGCGTCCACTGGACCGACTATCCGGTCTTCGACGCCGCGCTCGTGGACGAGACGCTCGACCGGGCGATGTCGCTCGCCGAGCGCGTCGTGGTGCTCGGGCGCGCCGCGCGGAATCTGGCCTCGCTTCGGGTCCGGCAGCCGCTCCGGCGGATCGTCGTGGCCGGTCTCGCCGAGGGCGAACAAAAGGCGCTCCTTTCCCTCGCGGACGTCATCCAAGAGGAGCTCAACGTGAAAGAGCTCGCGTTCGCGAAGGACCGGGGCGAGCTGCTCACGACGGTCGTGAAACCGAACTTCCCCGTGCTGGGTAAGAAAGCGGGCCCGGCGATGAAGTCCCTGGCCGCGGCGATCCAGGCCGCTCCGATCGAGGCGGCCCGGAGAGCGCTGAGCGCGGAGGGATGGGAGATCGAGGCGGAGGGCCAGGTCTTCCGCCTGACCGCGGAAGACGTGCAGGTGCAGGAGTCCCCCCGGGCGCCGTGGTCGGCGCAGTCGGAGGGACCGCTCACGGTCGCGGTGGACACCTCGCTCGACGACGCGCTTCGCGACGAGGGGCTGGTGCGCGAGCTGGCGCACCGCGTGCAGGCGCTCCGGAAGAGCGCCGATTTCGAAGTGACGGACCGGATCCGCCTGTACGGGGAGCTGTCGCCGGGGTTACAACGGGCCTTCGAACGGCACGAGGAGACCTTCAAGGATGAGGTCCTCGCCGTCGAGCTGGTGCCCGGCGCCGCGGGAGGCGAAGCGGCGGAGAGCTGGACATTCGACGGAGAACAGGCCCGGGTCGGGATCGAGCGGGTAGCCAAAGGAGGCTGACGTTGCTCAACAAGAAGGATCTGAAGCATTTCGAGGACCGGCTTCTCGAGGAGCGCAAGAAGCTCCTGGGGCAGCTCGGCTATCTGGAGCGCACGCTGAACCAGACGCAGCGCGATTCCGCCGGCGATCTCTCCGCCTATTCGTTCCACATGGCGGACATGGGCACCGACGCGATGGAGCGTGAGAAGACCTTCCTCTTCG of the Candidatus Binatia bacterium genome contains:
- a CDS encoding phage holin family protein, which translates into the protein MGKILLHFAIIVLSFLLLANVVPGFAVKSWQAAVVAALVFGLVNAILGPVLTLVSLPLIILTLGLFWFVVNAFLLILVGFIVPGFDFNGFLPALIVSVVLAGVNLVWKAATSKRHRD
- a CDS encoding TraR/DksA C4-type zinc finger protein; translation: MLNKKDLKHFEDRLLEERKKLLGQLGYLERTLNQTQRDSAGDLSAYSFHMADMGTDAMEREKTFLFASAEGRLLYNVDEALRRLYRNEYGICQSCGKEIGKARLDAIPQASLCVACQEKQEKETNTARG
- a CDS encoding pyridoxal phosphate-dependent aminotransferase, with amino-acid sequence MTSGRVPRDLAPNRLTRLLETKRAGAAFLDLTITDPGRAGLAPPEAAAILSALADPRALGHAPGPRGDRAAREAAAAYLGGRAGHILDPDRVFFTSSTSEAYAHLFRLLCDPGDEVLVPRPSYPLIEPIARVEDVGVHAYRLVYDGSWRLDADSLDASLTDRTRAVVLVEPNNPTGSCLAPEEFALVEERCRERGLALIVDEVFGDLVWPPREGPLPSRLGERTAPTFVLGGISKPCGLPQLKLGWIAACGPEPRLAELLPGLDWVLDLFLSVGAPVQAALPALLETRHAYQAALRARLRESLAAIEEAAQRRPGMLQALGGGAGLSAVLRVRHERGGPRAGEDLAEWALAERDVYLHPAHFYDLSRDDLVVASLLTPGAWMREALERILEG
- a CDS encoding YggS family pyridoxal phosphate-dependent enzyme yields the protein MFPSTAHLYTVRLTFSGGAGTRDLASLSNRLDDVRERIARAVARSGRPAGCVRLLAVSKGIDADQVQEAFRLGAGELGESRVQEAEPKIALVGPGPRWHLVGHLQTNKAKRAALLFDAIHSIDSERLAEEIGRRAAEAGRTLEAYVEVNTSGDPGKHGVAPEGAPALIERVAAIRSLRAAGLMTIGPLEGGEAGARASFRALRRMRDEAVARGALAADGGLSMGMTDDFEAAIEEGATIVRVGSAIFGSRRPRGPGAPDA
- a CDS encoding DUF167 domain-containing protein, whose product is MRLQVTVAPKSRTEEIVASRAEKTVRIRVTAAPEDGRANRAVLDLLRERLGLPRGAVRIAGGEASRRKWIEIDGMDEEEVWRRLEAPS
- the ileS gene encoding isoleucine--tRNA ligase gives rise to the protein MPAAAERFRPLSTRLDPVESEGRVLALWKEIRAFEEGLKRREGQPPFIFYEGPPTANGLPGVHHVISRTLKDIVCRYQSMTGHYVPRKGGWDTHGLPVEIEVERELKISGKEQIETFGIAEFNARCRASVLRYEAEWRRNTERIGYWLDMDHPYVTFHNEYIESVWWLLQQIWDANLLYQGHKIVPYCPRCGTPLSSHEVAQGFDDVTEPSVTVKFALVDEPDTYVLAWTTTPWTLPGNVALAVNPDIAYVLVRQEKDGRAERYYLAESRLEQLVGAYAVERRLRGHELKGKRYRPLFDFIDLAKLTGKDAYYVAEAPFVTTEDGTGVVHTAVMYGEDDYQLGLRLELPQFHTVDPQGRFTAEVAPWAGRFVKDAEAEIRAWLEQHGALYREEMTTHAYPFCWRCDSPLLYYAWKTWYIATTRLREKLLAAHRTVTWHPEEIGANRFGNWLENNVDWALSRNRFWGTPLPIWRCEGCGSDRCVGSVAELRQGKGLPEPLDLHRPYVDQVTFPCSGCGGTMRRVPEVIDVWFDSGSMPFAQWHYPFENQEAFQRSFPADFISEGVDQTRGWFYTLLAISVAVKGEAPYRHVLVNELVLDKQGKKMSKSRGNAVDPNEVLDLRGADALRFYLISTSPPWSSTRFDVDGVTETAKKLLGTLRNTAQFFVLYANIDGYDPAAQEPSERSPLDWWILSRLHGLIRACRASLGGFELTRGARAIQEFVVEELSNWYVRRSRRRFWKSGAPADKRAAYDTLFTCLETLSRLLAPYTPFLAEELHQHLVRPANPDAPASVHWTDYPVFDAALVDETLDRAMSLAERVVVLGRAARNLASLRVRQPLRRIVVAGLAEGEQKALLSLADVIQEELNVKELAFAKDRGELLTTVVKPNFPVLGKKAGPAMKSLAAAIQAAPIEAARRALSAEGWEIEAEGQVFRLTAEDVQVQESPRAPWSAQSEGPLTVAVDTSLDDALRDEGLVRELAHRVQALRKSADFEVTDRIRLYGELSPGLQRAFERHEETFKDEVLAVELVPGAAGGEAAESWTFDGEQARVGIERVAKGG
- a CDS encoding purine-nucleoside phosphorylase, whose product is MAQAGSTVVSATPKGAEDLPRRIEEARAFVASKSAVRPEVAVILGTGLGRFAEAMPGADVIPFEEIPGFPTTAVESHAGDLVLGTLGGKPTAVLNGRAHYYEGWTMDQVVFPVRVTRALGASTLIATNAAGGMNPLYRPADIVAIVDHINLMGDNPLIGRNHDELGPRFPDMSEPYDRSLIALAQEVALEERIALQSGVLVGVAGPNLETRAEYRFLRWAGADLVSMSLVPEAIAAVHGGMRVLAFAVVTDLCLPDALEAVDIPKILANAAKAEPLLTRLVTRVLERMPAAASDAGNPER